A region of Rhodospirillales bacterium DNA encodes the following proteins:
- the mtaB gene encoding tRNA (N(6)-L-threonylcarbamoyladenosine(37)-C(2))-methylthiotransferase MtaB translates to MAHGAASTRGDVEVVTFGCRLNAVESDAIRARATGAGLSGAVIVNTCAVTAEAERQAAQTIRRLRRDRPGARIVVTGCAAQIAPAKWAAMPEVDSVLGNMEKLTTEGYTDGGGRVRVADIMTAPADERAIASVSGQSRAFLQVQTGCDHRCTFCVIPFGRGPSRSAPLGEIARLARLAVAAGHSEIVLTGVDLTAFGADLPGRPTLGEACRRLLRLVPALPRLRLSSLDPVEIDDTLIALLGDEPRLMPHLHLSAQAGDDMVLKRMRRRHARGDVLRLVDRVRRVRPGVAFGADLIAGFPTETDGMFDNTLRLVDEASLTWLHVFPYSARVGTPAARMPQVPGDVRRARASLLRAAGARRAEAFLRGRIGTRARVVMERDGTGHSEHFARVRPAFPAPPRALVEIDIEGLADGVLTGRPVERVAA, encoded by the coding sequence ATGGCACACGGCGCGGCATCGACGCGCGGCGACGTCGAGGTGGTCACGTTCGGCTGCCGGTTGAACGCCGTCGAATCGGACGCGATCCGGGCGCGCGCGACCGGCGCCGGCCTGTCCGGCGCGGTGATCGTCAACACCTGCGCCGTCACGGCCGAGGCGGAGCGGCAGGCGGCGCAGACGATCCGCCGGCTGCGCCGCGACCGGCCGGGAGCCCGCATCGTCGTCACGGGCTGCGCCGCGCAGATCGCGCCGGCGAAATGGGCCGCGATGCCCGAGGTCGACTCCGTCCTGGGCAACATGGAGAAGCTGACGACCGAGGGCTACACGGACGGCGGTGGCCGGGTGCGCGTGGCCGACATCATGACCGCGCCGGCGGACGAACGGGCGATCGCCAGCGTCTCCGGCCAGAGCCGCGCTTTTCTGCAGGTCCAGACCGGTTGCGACCATCGCTGCACGTTCTGCGTCATCCCGTTCGGGCGCGGACCAAGCCGCTCGGCGCCTCTGGGCGAGATCGCGCGCCTCGCCCGTCTCGCGGTCGCGGCCGGCCATTCGGAGATCGTGCTGACGGGCGTCGACCTGACGGCGTTCGGGGCCGATCTTCCGGGGCGGCCGACGCTCGGCGAGGCGTGCCGCCGTCTCCTGCGGCTCGTGCCCGCTTTGCCGCGGCTGCGCCTGTCGTCTCTCGACCCGGTCGAGATCGACGACACGTTGATCGCCCTGCTGGGCGACGAGCCGCGGTTGATGCCGCACCTGCATCTCAGCGCCCAGGCGGGCGACGACATGGTGCTCAAACGGATGAGGCGCCGGCACGCGCGCGGCGACGTCCTGCGTCTCGTCGACCGCGTCCGGCGGGTCCGCCCCGGCGTCGCGTTCGGCGCCGATCTCATCGCCGGCTTCCCGACCGAGACGGACGGCATGTTCGACAACACGCTGCGGCTCGTCGACGAGGCGTCGCTGACCTGGCTGCACGTCTTCCCCTACTCGGCCCGCGTCGGCACGCCGGCGGCGCGCATGCCGCAGGTGCCCGGCGACGTGCGCCGCGCACGCGCGTCGCTTCTGCGGGCGGCCGGCGCGCGGCGCGCGGAGGCGTTCCTGCGCGGCCGGATCGGCACGCGCGCGCGCGTCGTGATGGAGCGCGACGGCACCGGCCACAGCGAGCATTTCGCGCGCGTCCGGCCGGCGTTCCCCGCGCCGCCGCGGGCGCTGGTCGAAATCGACATCGAGGGTCTGGCCGACGGCGTGCTGACCGGCCGGCCCGTGGAGCGCGTCGCGGCATGA
- the rpsP gene encoding 30S ribosomal protein S16 codes for MLAIRLSRAGAKKRPYYHIVVADSRSPRDGRFIEKVGAYNPMVARDHADRLKLDAERLKHWLGVGAQPSDRVARFLAAAELIKAAPRREQSKKPAPKTKAQERAKAAAAAAEKAAEAPAA; via the coding sequence ATGTTGGCCATTCGACTGTCCCGCGCGGGCGCCAAGAAGCGCCCGTACTACCACATCGTCGTCGCCGACTCGCGCAGCCCGCGCGACGGCCGCTTCATCGAGAAGGTCGGCGCCTACAACCCGATGGTCGCGCGCGACCACGCCGACCGGCTGAAGCTGGACGCCGAGCGCCTGAAGCACTGGCTGGGCGTCGGCGCGCAGCCGAGCGACCGCGTCGCGCGCTTCCTGGCCGCCGCCGAGCTGATCAAGGCGGCGCCGCGCCGCGAGCAATCGAAGAAGCCGGCCCCGAAGACCAAGGCGCAGGAGCGCGCCAAGGCCGCCGCCGCGGCGGCGGAGAAGGCCGCCGAGGCACCGGCGGCCTGA
- a CDS encoding diaminopimelate epimerase, which produces MTAGVPFRKMHGLGNDFVVLDARARPLDLPPPRRVAIAHRATGVGCDQLIVLEPPTDRHADVFMRIFNPDGSEAGACGNATRCVASVLMDERGVDDVVVQTIAGLLESERTGTGANGLPIVSVDMGPARLDWRDVPLARACDTLHVPLSLGPFSDPVACSMGNPHATFFVDDPALQDAAVVAEHGPRLERDPLFPERANIGFARLVGPDRLRLRMWERGAGQTLACGSGACAAAVAAARRGLTGRKVEIVLDGGALMIEWLPDGHALMTGGVAVSFTGTLDPSLLP; this is translated from the coding sequence ATGACCGCAGGGGTGCCGTTCCGGAAGATGCACGGGCTGGGCAACGACTTCGTCGTGCTCGACGCACGTGCGCGGCCGCTCGACCTGCCGCCGCCCCGACGCGTCGCCATCGCGCACCGCGCCACCGGCGTCGGCTGCGACCAGCTGATCGTGCTGGAGCCGCCGACCGACCGGCACGCCGATGTCTTCATGCGCATCTTCAATCCCGACGGCAGCGAGGCCGGCGCGTGCGGCAACGCCACGCGCTGCGTGGCGTCCGTGCTGATGGACGAGCGCGGCGTCGACGACGTCGTCGTCCAGACCATCGCCGGGTTGCTGGAATCGGAGCGGACCGGCACCGGCGCCAACGGGCTGCCGATCGTCAGCGTCGACATGGGGCCGGCGCGGCTGGACTGGCGCGACGTACCGCTGGCGCGCGCGTGCGACACGTTGCACGTGCCGCTGTCGCTCGGACCGTTCTCCGACCCCGTCGCCTGTTCTATGGGCAACCCGCACGCCACGTTCTTCGTCGACGATCCGGCGCTCCAGGACGCCGCCGTCGTCGCCGAGCACGGCCCTCGGCTGGAGCGCGATCCGCTGTTCCCCGAGCGCGCCAATATCGGCTTCGCGCGCCTCGTCGGGCCCGACAGGCTACGTCTGCGCATGTGGGAGCGCGGCGCCGGCCAGACCCTGGCCTGCGGCTCGGGCGCCTGCGCCGCGGCGGTCGCGGCGGCGCGGCGCGGGTTGACCGGACGCAAGGTCGAGATCGTCCTCGATGGTGGCGCGCTGATGATCGAGTGGCTGCCGGACGGCCACGCGCTGATGACCGGCGGCGTCGCGGTGTCGTTCACCGGCACGCTCGATCCGTCGTTGCTGCCGTGA
- the leuC gene encoding 3-isopropylmalate dehydratase large subunit, with product MAKKPAPAPVEPAKPRTLFDKIWDGHVVERRDDGSSLIYIDRHLVHEVTSPQAFEGLRATGRKVRRPDLTVAVADHNVPTSDRAAGITDEESRIQVETLEANVREFGVPYFAMDDVRQGIVHIIGPEQGLTLPGMTIVCGDSHTSTHGAFGALAFGIGTSEVEHVLATQTLIQQPAKNMRVTVDGDLPPGVTGKDLVLAVIGTIGTAGGTGHVIEYAGRAIRALSMEGRMTVCNMSIEGGARAGLIAPDDTTFRYLEGRPYAPKGGAWQVALGHWRRLPSDKDAHYDKEIVIPVTDIPPQLTWGTSPQDVVPITGVVPNPDDAPDDDRRSAWARSLEYMGLTPGTRLVDVRIDKAFIGSCTNGRIEDLREVAAIAAKALERGRKVAGHVHAMVVPGSGLVKEQAEREGLDKILLAAGFDWREPGCSMCLAMNADKLKPGERCASTSNRNFEGRQGRGGRTHLVSPGMAAAAALSGTFADVRDYL from the coding sequence ATGGCCAAGAAGCCAGCGCCGGCGCCGGTCGAGCCGGCCAAGCCGCGCACGTTGTTCGACAAGATCTGGGACGGCCACGTCGTCGAGCGCCGCGACGACGGCTCGAGCCTGATCTACATCGACCGCCATCTCGTTCACGAGGTCACCAGCCCGCAGGCCTTCGAGGGCCTGCGCGCGACCGGCCGCAAGGTGCGCCGTCCCGACCTCACGGTCGCGGTCGCCGACCACAACGTGCCCACCTCCGACCGCGCCGCCGGCATCACCGACGAGGAGTCGCGGATCCAGGTCGAGACGCTCGAGGCCAACGTCCGCGAGTTCGGCGTGCCGTACTTCGCCATGGACGACGTCCGCCAGGGCATCGTGCACATCATCGGTCCGGAGCAGGGCCTGACGCTGCCCGGCATGACGATCGTGTGCGGCGACAGCCACACCTCGACCCACGGCGCGTTCGGCGCGCTGGCCTTCGGCATCGGCACCTCCGAGGTCGAGCACGTGCTGGCCACGCAGACGCTGATCCAGCAGCCGGCGAAGAACATGCGCGTGACGGTCGACGGCGACCTGCCGCCCGGCGTCACCGGCAAGGACCTCGTGCTGGCCGTCATCGGCACGATCGGCACCGCCGGCGGCACCGGCCACGTCATCGAGTACGCCGGCCGGGCGATCCGCGCGCTGTCGATGGAAGGCCGCATGACGGTCTGCAACATGTCGATCGAGGGCGGCGCGCGCGCCGGCCTGATCGCGCCGGACGACACCACGTTCCGCTATCTCGAGGGCCGCCCCTACGCGCCCAAGGGCGGCGCCTGGCAGGTCGCGCTCGGCCACTGGCGGCGCCTGCCGTCGGACAAGGACGCGCACTACGACAAGGAGATCGTCATCCCGGTGACGGACATCCCGCCGCAGCTCACCTGGGGCACCAGCCCGCAGGACGTGGTGCCGATCACCGGCGTGGTGCCGAACCCCGACGACGCGCCGGACGACGACCGCCGCAGCGCCTGGGCGCGCTCGCTGGAGTACATGGGCCTGACGCCCGGCACCCGGCTGGTCGACGTCCGCATCGACAAGGCGTTCATCGGCTCGTGCACCAACGGCCGCATCGAGGATCTGCGCGAGGTCGCCGCGATCGCGGCCAAGGCGCTGGAGCGCGGCCGCAAGGTCGCGGGCCACGTCCACGCCATGGTCGTGCCCGGATCCGGTCTCGTGAAGGAGCAGGCCGAGCGGGAGGGCCTGGACAAGATCCTGCTCGCGGCGGGCTTCGACTGGCGCGAGCCGGGCTGCTCGATGTGCCTGGCGATGAACGCCGACAAGCTCAAGCCGGGCGAGCGCTGCGCCTCGACCAGCAACCGCAACTTCGAGGGCCGCCAGGGCCGCGGCGGGCGCACCCACCTCGTCAGCCCCGGCATGGCCGCGGCCGCCGCGCTCAGCGGCACCTTCGCCGACGTCCGCGACTATCTTTGA
- a CDS encoding 2-hydroxychromene-2-carboxylate isomerase produces MAKHIDYYVSLMSPWTHLGAARIEALARQHGATIRIWPVAFGEIFAVSGGVPLPKRAPQRQAYRMMELKRWRAHLGVPINLEPKFFPGDELPAVKSVIAVRERIDGGKAMTLAHAVLKGVWEQDKNVADPDTLAGIIASVGLDPKAVAGMAADPAVAAMRDADTRMAIERGVFGAPSYVIDGEIFWGQDRLDFVARKLAAG; encoded by the coding sequence ATGGCCAAGCATATCGACTACTACGTCTCGCTGATGTCGCCGTGGACGCATCTCGGCGCCGCCCGCATCGAGGCGCTGGCGCGTCAGCATGGCGCGACGATCAGGATCTGGCCGGTGGCGTTCGGCGAGATCTTCGCGGTGTCCGGCGGCGTGCCGCTGCCCAAGCGCGCGCCGCAGCGGCAGGCCTACCGGATGATGGAGCTGAAGCGCTGGCGCGCGCATCTCGGCGTGCCGATCAATCTGGAGCCGAAATTCTTCCCCGGTGACGAGCTGCCGGCCGTCAAAAGCGTGATCGCGGTGCGCGAGCGGATCGACGGCGGCAAGGCGATGACCTTGGCCCACGCCGTGCTCAAGGGCGTCTGGGAGCAGGACAAGAACGTGGCCGATCCGGATACGCTGGCCGGCATCATCGCCTCGGTGGGGCTCGACCCGAAGGCGGTGGCCGGGATGGCCGCCGATCCCGCGGTCGCGGCGATGCGCGACGCCGATACGCGCATGGCCATCGAGCGCGGCGTGTTCGGCGCGCCCAGCTACGTCATCGACGGCGAGATCTTCTGGGGCCAGGACCGGCTCGACTTCGTGGCGCGCAAGCTGGCGGCCGGATAG
- the trmD gene encoding tRNA (guanosine(37)-N1)-methyltransferase TrmD encodes MFPGPLGHSLAGRALGAGVWSLEAIDIRRFARDRHNTVDDTPFGGGAGMVMRPDVLSDAITAAATPDRPTIYLTPRGRPLDQARARALAAGPGVTLVCGRFEGIDERVVEAHALEEMSVGDFVLSGGEVAALVALDACVRLLPGVMGAAQSLAEESFEDGLLEYPLYTRPATWTGPDGGEREVPEVLQSGHHARIAAWRRTTAEEITRTRRPDLWARRGRGGKDQGSERKG; translated from the coding sequence ATGTTTCCGGGACCGCTGGGGCACAGCCTCGCCGGCCGGGCGCTTGGAGCGGGCGTGTGGTCTCTGGAGGCGATCGACATCCGTCGCTTCGCGCGCGACCGCCACAACACGGTCGACGACACGCCGTTCGGCGGTGGCGCCGGCATGGTGATGCGGCCCGACGTGCTGTCGGACGCGATCACCGCCGCGGCGACGCCGGACAGGCCGACGATCTACCTCACGCCGCGCGGCCGTCCGCTGGACCAGGCGCGCGCGCGGGCGCTGGCGGCGGGACCGGGGGTGACCCTGGTGTGCGGCCGGTTCGAAGGGATCGACGAGCGGGTGGTCGAGGCGCACGCGCTGGAGGAGATGAGCGTCGGCGATTTCGTGCTCTCCGGCGGAGAGGTCGCGGCCCTGGTCGCGCTCGACGCCTGCGTGCGGCTGCTGCCCGGTGTGATGGGAGCGGCCCAATCGCTGGCGGAGGAGAGTTTCGAGGACGGTTTGCTCGAGTACCCGCTCTACACGCGGCCGGCCACCTGGACCGGTCCGGATGGCGGCGAAAGGGAAGTGCCGGAAGTGCTGCAGTCGGGTCATCACGCGAGGATCGCGGCCTGGCGGCGGACGACGGCGGAGGAGATCACGCGGACGCGGCGGCCCGATCTGTGGGCCCGGCGCGGACGCGGCGGCAAGGATCAAGGTTCCGAGAGGAAGGGATAG
- the ffh gene encoding signal recognition particle protein, whose amino-acid sequence MFDGLSKRLGDVLSRLRGKGALSEADVDAALREVRLALLEADVALPVVKDFIDGVRPKAIGAEVIRSVTPGQMVVKLVHDHLVEMLGGASSDLDLNAIPPVVVLMVGLQGSGKTTTTAKIAHRLTLGPQGMAAGAFGGSFKERKKVLMASLDVARPAAQQQLKILGEQAGVATLPIVPLEQPLAIARRALDEARRGGFDVVMLDTAGRLSIDERLMAEVAAVRDATRPTETLLVADAMTGQDAVNTARAFNEKVGVTGIVLTRVDGDARGGAALSMRAVTGRPIKLLGVGEKLDALEQFHPDRVATRILGMGDIVSLVERAAETMEQDEAERLAAKVQKGQFDLEDLLNQLRQLRRMGGLQGLMGMLPGAMQAKAAMQKANLKEDVIKRQEAIIQSMTVKERRNPAIIHASRKKRIAAGSGMQVQDVNKLLKQHADMVTMMKRVNKLGQKGFMRGLGNMMPPGFPRQ is encoded by the coding sequence ATGTTCGACGGCCTGAGCAAGAGACTTGGAGACGTGCTGAGCCGCCTGCGCGGCAAGGGCGCGTTGTCCGAGGCCGACGTCGACGCGGCGCTGCGCGAGGTGCGTCTGGCGCTGCTCGAGGCCGACGTCGCGCTGCCGGTCGTCAAGGATTTCATCGACGGGGTGCGGCCGAAGGCGATCGGCGCCGAGGTCATCCGCAGCGTCACCCCCGGCCAGATGGTCGTCAAGCTCGTCCACGACCACCTCGTGGAGATGCTCGGCGGCGCGTCGAGCGACCTCGACCTCAACGCCATCCCGCCGGTCGTCGTCCTGATGGTCGGCCTGCAGGGTTCCGGCAAGACGACGACCACGGCCAAGATCGCGCACCGGCTGACGCTCGGCCCGCAGGGCATGGCGGCCGGCGCCTTCGGCGGCTCCTTCAAGGAGCGCAAGAAGGTGCTGATGGCGTCGCTCGACGTCGCCCGCCCCGCCGCGCAGCAGCAGTTGAAGATCCTGGGCGAGCAGGCCGGCGTCGCGACGCTGCCGATCGTGCCGCTCGAGCAGCCGCTGGCGATCGCGCGGCGCGCGCTCGACGAGGCCCGCCGCGGCGGCTTCGACGTGGTGATGCTCGACACCGCCGGCCGCCTGTCGATCGACGAGCGCCTGATGGCCGAGGTCGCCGCCGTGCGCGACGCGACGCGGCCGACCGAGACGCTGCTGGTCGCCGACGCGATGACCGGCCAGGACGCCGTCAACACCGCGCGCGCCTTCAACGAGAAGGTCGGCGTCACCGGGATCGTGCTGACCCGCGTCGACGGCGACGCGCGCGGCGGCGCGGCGCTCTCGATGCGCGCCGTCACCGGCCGGCCGATCAAGCTGCTGGGCGTCGGCGAGAAGCTCGACGCGCTGGAGCAGTTCCATCCCGACCGCGTCGCCACGCGCATCCTCGGCATGGGCGACATCGTCTCGCTGGTCGAGCGCGCCGCCGAGACGATGGAGCAGGACGAGGCCGAGCGCCTCGCCGCCAAGGTCCAGAAGGGCCAGTTCGACCTCGAGGACCTCCTCAACCAGCTGCGCCAGCTGCGCCGCATGGGCGGGCTCCAGGGCCTGATGGGCATGCTGCCGGGCGCCATGCAGGCCAAGGCGGCGATGCAGAAGGCGAACCTCAAGGAGGACGTCATCAAGCGCCAGGAGGCGATCATCCAGTCGATGACCGTCAAGGAGCGGCGCAATCCCGCGATCATCCACGCGTCGCGCAAGAAGCGCATCGCCGCGGGTTCGGGGATGCAGGTGCAGGACGTCAACAAGCTGCTCAAGCAGCACGCCGACATGGTCACGATGATGAAACGCGTGAACAAGCTCGGCCAGAAGGGTTTCATGCGCGGGCTCGGCAACATGATGCCGCCGGGCTTCCCCCGGCAGTGA
- the rplS gene encoding 50S ribosomal protein L19 — protein MNLIQQLEAEQVQKLTAERPVPRFEAGDTVKVHVKVQEGSRERIQVYEGLCIARRNAGLNSSFTVRKISYGEGVERVFPLHSPSIWEIEVVRKGVVRRAKLYYLRDLRGKSARIVEDTEAQRKMLAEQAALAATQPKREKIKKEKPQADRAVRAAKGGKK, from the coding sequence ATGAACCTCATTCAGCAGCTCGAGGCCGAGCAGGTCCAGAAGCTGACGGCCGAGCGGCCGGTTCCGCGCTTCGAGGCCGGCGACACCGTCAAGGTGCACGTCAAGGTCCAGGAGGGCTCGCGCGAGCGCATCCAGGTCTACGAGGGCCTGTGCATCGCCCGCCGCAACGCCGGCCTGAACTCGTCGTTCACCGTGCGCAAGATCTCCTACGGCGAGGGCGTGGAGCGGGTGTTCCCGCTGCACAGCCCGTCGATCTGGGAGATCGAGGTCGTCCGCAAGGGCGTCGTGCGCCGCGCCAAGCTCTACTACCTGCGCGATCTGCGCGGCAAGAGCGCGCGCATCGTCGAGGACACCGAGGCGCAGCGCAAGATGCTGGCCGAGCAGGCGGCGCTGGCGGCGACCCAGCCGAAGCGCGAGAAGATCAAGAAGGAGAAGCCGCAGGCCGACCGCGCGGTGCGCGCGGCCAAGGGCGGCAAGAAGTAG
- a CDS encoding CPBP family intramembrane metalloprotease gives MTDPIETPPPDPAAAAPRLTLLDLVAFVIATGALFALLMLGLPFVDPVELAMALGNRPEAAMTSLALLAATFIAPALAVAAATVRHGSLALPLLGFRRFHRGWWWRAVAISLAVVAVLDFGVLGAAEWLFDYKPDLEVERFMQSVTTTAADTAVALLVAGLFGPFVEELVFRGLVFGYVRARFGYRPALVVSTLLFAAAHMEVVHVLLVVPSGLAFGWLRERSGSIWPCVIGHAATNILAVLMTHLFR, from the coding sequence ATGACCGATCCGATTGAAACGCCGCCGCCGGACCCGGCCGCCGCGGCGCCCCGCCTGACCCTCCTCGATCTCGTCGCCTTCGTGATCGCCACCGGTGCCCTGTTCGCCCTCCTGATGCTGGGCCTGCCGTTCGTCGATCCCGTGGAACTGGCAATGGCGCTGGGCAATCGGCCGGAGGCGGCGATGACGTCGCTGGCGCTGCTGGCCGCGACGTTCATCGCTCCGGCGCTCGCCGTGGCGGCCGCGACCGTCAGGCACGGCTCGCTCGCGCTGCCGCTGCTGGGATTCAGACGGTTCCACCGCGGCTGGTGGTGGCGCGCCGTGGCGATCAGCCTCGCGGTCGTCGCCGTGCTCGATTTCGGCGTTCTCGGCGCCGCCGAATGGCTGTTCGACTACAAACCCGATCTGGAGGTCGAGCGCTTCATGCAGTCGGTCACGACGACGGCCGCCGACACAGCAGTCGCGCTGCTCGTCGCCGGCCTGTTCGGACCGTTCGTCGAGGAGCTGGTGTTCCGGGGTCTCGTCTTCGGCTACGTCCGCGCCCGCTTCGGCTACCGGCCGGCCTTGGTCGTATCGACGCTGCTGTTCGCCGCCGCCCATATGGAGGTCGTCCATGTCCTCCTGGTGGTGCCGAGCGGCCTGGCGTTCGGCTGGCTGCGAGAGCGCAGCGGTTCGATCTGGCCCTGCGTCATCGGCCACGCCGCGACCAACATCCTCGCGGTGCTGATGACGCACCTCTTCCGCTGA
- a CDS encoding CPBP family intramembrane metalloprotease, translating into MSDASRPTDAAAVGLSIRPVSLFEVFGCVSGFAIGFMFLIFTLGAIETDDLANALDYRPEGAWTNLAMTAASFMVLLIGVAVAMSARGRDAFTALGFARCAPAWWWRAPALALSAHALALSAAYLAGWGFGRSADFEVARLIASVTTTVGTTAGAVAVIGVFAPLAEEVAFRGFLWSYLRARTGFIVSAATTTALFACAHIEPAHILVVMPAGIAFAVIRERAGSIWPCVIGHAAINSLLVVYFHLSA; encoded by the coding sequence ATGTCCGACGCCTCCAGACCGACCGATGCCGCCGCGGTCGGCCTGTCGATCCGACCGGTCAGCTTGTTCGAGGTGTTCGGCTGCGTCTCCGGCTTCGCGATCGGGTTCATGTTCTTGATCTTCACACTCGGAGCGATCGAGACCGACGATCTCGCCAATGCTCTGGACTATCGCCCCGAAGGAGCATGGACGAATCTGGCGATGACGGCCGCCTCGTTCATGGTCCTGTTGATCGGTGTCGCGGTGGCGATGTCGGCGCGCGGCCGCGACGCGTTCACCGCGCTCGGCTTCGCGCGGTGCGCGCCGGCCTGGTGGTGGCGCGCGCCGGCGCTGGCGCTCTCGGCGCACGCGCTGGCCTTGTCGGCCGCGTATCTCGCAGGCTGGGGTTTCGGCCGGAGCGCGGATTTCGAGGTGGCGCGGCTGATCGCTAGCGTCACGACGACTGTCGGAACGACGGCCGGCGCGGTCGCCGTTATCGGCGTCTTCGCGCCGCTCGCCGAGGAGGTCGCCTTCCGCGGCTTCCTGTGGAGCTATCTCCGCGCGCGCACCGGCTTCATCGTGTCCGCTGCGACCACCACCGCGCTGTTCGCGTGCGCGCATATCGAGCCGGCTCACATCCTGGTGGTCATGCCCGCCGGCATCGCGTTCGCCGTGATCCGCGAGCGCGCCGGTTCGATCTGGCCGTGCGTCATCGGCCATGCGGCGATCAACAGCCTTCTCGTCGTATACTTCCACCTGTCGGCCTAG
- the ftsY gene encoding signal recognition particle-docking protein FtsY, producing MTEPRKSWFARLKDGLTKSTQRITESITAVFTRKKLDQATLDDLEEVLIRADLGVAVAGRLVANLKRTRFDKEVTDEEVRAAFAEDIAGILAPVAVPLSIDASKRPHVVLVVGVNGSGKTTTIGKLAKRLVEDGRKVSIAAGDTFRAAAVEQLKIWGERAGVPVFAKAQGGDAAGLAYDALAEARAAGTDVLLIDTAGRLQNKTGLMEELAKIVRVIRKLDDAAPHSCVLVLDATVGQNAHSQVETFRAMVQVDGLVVTKLDGTAKGGVLVALAERFKVPVVAVGVGEGIDDLRPFDATHFARSLMGLEIKA from the coding sequence ATGACCGAGCCCAGGAAATCATGGTTCGCCCGGCTCAAGGACGGCCTGACGAAGTCGACGCAGCGGATCACGGAGAGCATCACCGCCGTCTTCACGCGCAAGAAGCTCGACCAGGCGACGCTGGACGACCTCGAGGAGGTGCTGATCCGCGCCGATCTCGGCGTCGCCGTGGCCGGCCGGCTGGTCGCCAACCTCAAGCGGACGCGCTTCGACAAGGAGGTCACCGACGAGGAGGTGCGCGCCGCCTTCGCCGAGGACATCGCCGGCATCCTGGCGCCGGTCGCGGTGCCGCTGTCCATCGACGCCTCGAAGCGGCCGCACGTCGTGCTCGTGGTCGGCGTCAACGGCAGCGGCAAGACCACGACCATCGGCAAGCTGGCCAAGCGGCTGGTCGAGGACGGCCGCAAGGTCAGCATCGCCGCCGGCGACACGTTCCGCGCCGCCGCGGTCGAGCAGCTCAAGATCTGGGGCGAGCGCGCCGGCGTGCCGGTGTTCGCCAAGGCGCAGGGCGGCGACGCCGCCGGACTTGCCTACGACGCGCTGGCCGAGGCGCGGGCGGCGGGCACCGACGTGCTGCTGATCGACACCGCCGGCCGGCTGCAGAACAAGACCGGGCTGATGGAGGAGCTGGCGAAGATCGTGCGCGTGATCCGCAAGCTCGACGACGCGGCGCCGCATTCCTGCGTGCTGGTGCTCGACGCGACGGTCGGGCAGAACGCCCATAGCCAGGTCGAGACGTTCCGGGCCATGGTCCAGGTCGACGGGCTGGTGGTCACGAAGCTCGACGGCACGGCGAAGGGCGGCGTGCTGGTGGCGCTGGCGGAGCGCTTCAAAGTGCCGGTCGTCGCGGTCGGCGTCGGCGAGGGGATCGACGATCTGCGGCCGTTCGACGCGACGCATTTCGCGCGCAGCCTCATGGGACTGGAGATCAAGGCGTGA
- the rimM gene encoding 16S rRNA processing protein RimM — translation MTARGARAVHLGTVVAAHGVRGEVRIRSFCAEPADVAAYGPLSDESGARRFTVRPTGRSTKGEVIARIEGVADRNAAEALKGLRLYVARSALPPPAPGEWYEDDLVGLAARGSDGGDWGRVLAVHDFGAGTLLELSGGAHGRSFMVPFTDAAVPAVDVEGGAITVDPPAGLLDDGAARRGRERKGED, via the coding sequence ATGACGGCGCGCGGCGCGCGCGCGGTGCATCTCGGGACGGTGGTCGCGGCGCACGGCGTGCGCGGCGAGGTCCGGATCCGGAGCTTCTGCGCCGAGCCCGCCGACGTCGCGGCCTACGGGCCGCTGTCGGACGAGTCCGGCGCGCGGCGCTTCACGGTCCGCCCGACGGGCCGCTCGACCAAGGGCGAGGTCATCGCCCGGATCGAGGGGGTCGCGGACCGGAACGCCGCCGAGGCGCTGAAGGGACTGCGGTTGTACGTGGCGCGTTCGGCGCTGCCGCCGCCGGCCCCCGGCGAGTGGTACGAGGACGACCTGGTCGGTCTGGCGGCGCGCGGCAGCGACGGTGGCGACTGGGGCAGGGTGCTGGCGGTGCATGATTTCGGCGCCGGGACCCTGCTGGAGCTTTCGGGCGGCGCCCATGGACGGTCGTTCATGGTGCCGTTCACGGACGCGGCGGTGCCCGCGGTCGACGTCGAAGGCGGCGCGATCACGGTCGATCCGCCGGCGGGATTGCTGGACGACGGCGCCGCCCGGCGCGGTCGGGAACGGAAAGGAGAGGACTAG